From one Triticum urartu cultivar G1812 chromosome 3, Tu2.1, whole genome shotgun sequence genomic stretch:
- the LOC125544058 gene encoding mitochondrial import receptor subunit TOM7-1-like encodes MASRPSLKPKPKGKGGKRGSSAAEDEQSTAAVAVQLAKEWSTWTMKTAKVVAHWGFIPLIIVVGMTKGDEPKPSLFQLLSPV; translated from the coding sequence ATGGCGTCGCGGCCGTCGCTGAAGCCGAAGCCGAAGGGCAAGGGTGGGAAGAGGGGCTCGTCCGCGGCCGAGGACGAGCAGTccacggcggcggtggcggtgcaGCTCGCCAAGGAGTGGAGCACGTGGACGATGAAGACGGCGAAGGTGGTGGCGCACTGGGGCTTCATCCCGCTCATCATCGTCGTCGGCATGACTAAGGGAGACGAGCCCAAACCTAGCTTGTTCCAGCTTCTGTCCCCCGTCTGA